In Pelagibius sp. CAU 1746, the following proteins share a genomic window:
- a CDS encoding MurR/RpiR family transcriptional regulator produces MTSDAKADRDAARGGAGDGAMGDILGRIRDIEGDLSRSQTKIAQAVLSYPRLFVEKPVEELCGWIGVSAPTIIRFCRSVGCEGLRDFKLQVMGAMRVGPRYLEPQEPPDTLEGVREQVSMRAQHAIMEAVSVPDVRLEQAIDAILGGGTLYAFGSGGVSSWLVEEVQNRFFRLGVRVMPCRDGLMQTMLASTINRGDVLLCCSLGGVNKDLVTASSIAANYGATTIALTQGGSPLAENVDIALEISVLRNDGDVLGPSTMRYSYLAVIDLLAFGAAIRSRPHAMEKLRRLKQQFVSNVDEDASRPLCD; encoded by the coding sequence ATGACGTCTGATGCCAAGGCAGATCGCGACGCGGCGCGGGGGGGCGCCGGCGACGGCGCGATGGGGGACATCCTGGGCAGGATTCGCGACATCGAAGGGGACCTGTCGCGTTCCCAGACCAAGATAGCCCAGGCGGTTCTCAGCTATCCGCGGTTGTTCGTCGAGAAACCGGTGGAGGAGCTCTGCGGCTGGATCGGCGTTTCGGCGCCGACCATCATCCGCTTCTGCCGGTCGGTCGGCTGCGAGGGCTTGCGCGACTTCAAGCTCCAGGTGATGGGTGCGATGCGGGTCGGGCCGCGGTACCTGGAGCCGCAGGAGCCGCCCGACACCCTGGAAGGTGTGCGCGAGCAGGTGTCGATGCGCGCGCAGCACGCGATCATGGAGGCGGTGAGCGTGCCGGATGTCCGCCTGGAGCAGGCGATCGACGCGATCCTGGGGGGCGGAACCCTCTACGCCTTCGGCAGCGGCGGGGTCTCAAGCTGGCTTGTGGAGGAGGTCCAGAACAGGTTCTTCCGGCTCGGCGTGCGGGTCATGCCGTGTCGCGACGGGCTCATGCAGACGATGCTGGCCTCGACGATAAACCGCGGCGATGTCCTGCTGTGCTGTTCGCTCGGCGGGGTGAACAAGGACCTGGTCACGGCGTCGAGCATCGCGGCCAACTATGGGGCGACCACGATCGCCTTGACCCAGGGCGGCAGCCCTCTGGCCGAGAACGTCGACATCGCGCTTGAGATCTCCGTGCTGCGCAACGATGGCGATGTGCTGGGCCCTTCGACGATGCGCTACTCCTATCTCGCGGTCATCGATCTGCTGGCGTTCGGGGCCGCCATTCGCTCGCGCCCGCACGCCATGGAGAAGCTGCGCCGGTTGAAGCAGCAGTTCGTGTCCAATGTCGACGAGGACGCTTCCCGTCCTCTGTGCGATTGA
- a CDS encoding amidohydrolase/deacetylase family metallohydrolase, whose product MYDLILKGGRVIDPSQNIDETLDVAFADGKVAELAPDIPATGAKAVRDVSGRMVTPGLIDLHTHVYWGGTSLGVDAEMISRRSGTTTFVDAGSAGAGNLPGFRKHVIEPSVPRILAYINISFPGIFGFSKTVMVGECADMRLVHPHECLRAARENLDIVVGVKARIGAKAGGNSGMAPLILAIEVADALGLPVMAHIDTPPPSQREVLQVLRPGDVLTHCFRPFPNAPIRADRSIREEVLAARERGVFFDVGHGYGGFSFDSCRVMMEQGILPDAISSDVHVLCVDGPAHDLLAVMSKFLALGMPLNEVIRATTQNAARALRREELGTLRVGTYGDATVLEMRSGGVEHVDVVGEVLRAEQHLASPGMVIAGAWCPTDDAL is encoded by the coding sequence TTGTACGACCTGATACTCAAAGGCGGACGCGTCATCGACCCGTCCCAGAACATCGACGAGACACTCGACGTCGCCTTCGCGGACGGCAAGGTGGCCGAGCTCGCGCCCGACATTCCCGCGACGGGGGCCAAGGCCGTGCGCGACGTGAGCGGCCGCATGGTGACGCCGGGCCTGATCGATCTGCACACCCACGTCTATTGGGGCGGCACCTCCCTGGGCGTCGACGCGGAAATGATCTCCAGGCGCAGCGGGACCACGACCTTCGTGGACGCCGGCAGCGCCGGGGCGGGAAACCTGCCGGGCTTCCGCAAGCACGTCATCGAGCCTTCGGTCCCGCGGATCCTCGCCTACATCAACATCTCCTTTCCCGGCATCTTCGGATTCAGCAAGACCGTCATGGTCGGCGAATGCGCCGACATGCGGCTGGTCCATCCGCACGAGTGCCTGCGCGCGGCACGTGAGAACCTGGATATCGTCGTCGGCGTCAAGGCACGGATCGGCGCCAAGGCCGGCGGCAACTCCGGAATGGCGCCTCTGATCCTCGCCATCGAAGTGGCCGACGCGCTCGGGCTGCCGGTAATGGCGCACATCGACACGCCGCCGCCGAGCCAACGTGAAGTGCTGCAGGTGCTGCGCCCGGGCGACGTGCTGACGCATTGCTTCCGCCCCTTCCCCAACGCGCCGATCCGGGCGGACCGCTCGATCCGCGAGGAGGTGCTGGCCGCGCGTGAGAGAGGCGTGTTCTTCGACGTCGGTCACGGCTACGGCGGTTTCTCCTTCGATTCCTGCCGCGTGATGATGGAGCAGGGCATCCTGCCCGACGCGATCAGCAGCGACGTGCATGTCCTTTGCGTCGACGGCCCAGCCCACGACCTTCTCGCCGTGATGTCGAAGTTCCTCGCGCTCGGCATGCCCCTGAACGAAGTCATCCGGGCCACGACGCAGAACGCCGCACGCGCGCTTCGGCGTGAGGAACTGGGCACGCTGCGGGTCGGCACCTACGGCGATGCCACGGTTTTGGAGATGCGCAGCGGCGGCGTCGAACACGTCGACGTGGTCGGCGAAGTTCTGCGCGCCGAACAGCATCTCGCCAGCCCCGGGATGGTGATCGCCGGCGCGTGGTGCCCCACCGACGACGCCCTCTAG